From Pseudoalteromonas sp. R3, one genomic window encodes:
- the aroC gene encoding chorismate synthase — translation MAGNSIGQLFRVTTFGESHGVALGGVVDGVPAGLELDEADLQVDLDRRKPGQSRYTTQRREGDEIKILSGVFEGKTTGTSIGLLIENTDQRSKDYSKIKDVFRPGHGDYSYWHKYGHRDYRGGGRSSARETAIRVAAGGIAKKYLKQVHGVEIHACLSQLGPIKAEQFDWQQVEQNPFFFPDVSKLDALDEYMRDLKKQGDSVGAKVKVVAKGVPVGLGEPVFDRLDAELAHSLMSINAVKGVEIGDGFDVVEQKGSEHRDELTPEGFTSNHAGGVLAGISTGQDIIASIALKPTSSITIAGQSINTQNESVEMITKGRHDPCVGIRAIPIAEAMMAITLMDHLLRQRGQNPHVDLSHGPIAAQKP, via the coding sequence ATGGCAGGCAATAGCATAGGCCAACTATTCAGGGTAACGACCTTTGGAGAAAGCCACGGCGTCGCATTGGGCGGCGTTGTGGATGGTGTCCCGGCAGGGCTTGAGCTGGACGAAGCGGATTTACAGGTTGACCTGGACAGGCGCAAACCGGGGCAGAGCCGTTATACGACTCAACGCCGCGAGGGAGATGAAATCAAAATACTCTCAGGGGTGTTTGAAGGGAAAACAACCGGAACCAGTATTGGTTTGTTGATTGAGAATACCGATCAACGTTCTAAAGATTACAGTAAAATCAAAGATGTTTTCCGCCCTGGTCATGGTGACTATAGCTACTGGCATAAATATGGTCATCGTGATTATCGCGGTGGCGGACGTTCTTCTGCCAGAGAGACGGCGATCCGCGTCGCGGCGGGAGGCATTGCCAAAAAATACCTGAAGCAAGTGCATGGTGTTGAGATCCATGCCTGTCTTTCTCAATTAGGGCCAATTAAAGCTGAGCAATTTGACTGGCAGCAAGTTGAACAAAACCCGTTCTTTTTCCCTGATGTCTCTAAACTGGACGCGCTGGATGAATATATGCGTGACCTTAAAAAACAGGGGGACTCTGTGGGTGCGAAAGTGAAAGTGGTTGCAAAAGGCGTCCCTGTTGGTCTGGGCGAACCGGTTTTCGACAGGCTGGATGCGGAGCTTGCACATTCACTGATGAGTATCAATGCCGTAAAAGGCGTGGAGATTGGTGACGGGTTTGATGTGGTTGAGCAGAAGGGCTCTGAGCACCGTGATGAGCTAACCCCCGAGGGCTTTACCAGTAATCACGCTGGGGGGGTGCTGGCGGGTATATCAACCGGGCAGGATATCATTGCCTCCATCGCACTTAAGCCGACCTCAAGTATCACTATTGCGGGTCAGAGCATTAATACCCAGAATGAGTCGGTCGAAATGATCACTAAAGGCCGTCACGATCCTTGTGTTGGGATCCGCGCGATTCCTATTGCAGAAGCCATGATGGCAATCACCTTGATGGATCACCTGCTCAGGCAACGCGGGCAGAACCCGCATGTTGATTTGTCGCATGGGCCAATTGCGGCGCAAAAACCTTAA
- a CDS encoding superoxide dismutase — protein MAFTLPALPYAYEALEPHIDSKTMEIHHTLHHQTYVNKANAALAGSEFEDQTSIELLTHIRDLPEALRGAVRDHVGGHNNHSLFWEIMSPQGGHLHQGTLSDAINHAFGDFEAFKAQFTQAAVSRFGSGWAWLVVNDQKRLEVTSSLNQDSPFMDGLTPILGLDVWEHAYYLKYQNRRPEYIEAFYKVIYWQEVERRFIAAVE, from the coding sequence ATGGCGTTTACTCTGCCTGCATTACCTTATGCCTATGAGGCACTCGAACCGCATATCGATAGTAAAACGATGGAAATTCATCATACCTTGCATCACCAGACGTATGTCAACAAAGCCAATGCTGCACTCGCAGGGAGCGAGTTTGAGGATCAAACAAGTATCGAATTGCTCACCCATATTCGCGATCTGCCCGAAGCATTGCGCGGCGCCGTGCGTGACCACGTTGGTGGCCACAATAACCACTCTTTATTCTGGGAGATCATGTCACCACAGGGCGGACACTTGCATCAGGGCACGCTATCCGACGCGATTAACCATGCATTTGGTGACTTTGAGGCCTTTAAAGCCCAGTTTACACAAGCCGCTGTAAGCCGCTTTGGCAGTGGCTGGGCCTGGTTGGTGGTTAACGATCAGAAGCGCCTGGAGGTAACCAGTTCACTGAATCAGGACAGTCCGTTCATGGACGGACTGACGCCCATTTTAGGCTTGGATGTCTGGGAGCACGCTTATTATCTGAAATATCAAAACCGCAGACCTGAGTATATTGAAGCATTTTATAAGGTGATCTACTGGCAGGAAGTGGAACGCCGCTTTATCGCCGCCGTTGAATAA